One part of the Paramormyrops kingsleyae isolate MSU_618 chromosome 2, PKINGS_0.4, whole genome shotgun sequence genome encodes these proteins:
- the LOC111858704 gene encoding nuclear receptor subfamily 5 group A member 2 isoform X2 produces MDYTYDEDLEELCPVCGDKVSGYHYGLLTCESCKGFFKRTVQNNKRYTCAENQDCKIDKTQRKRCPFCRFQKCLNVGMRLEAVRADRMRGGRNKFGPMYKRDRALKQQKKALIRANGFKLESTPPLMSPVQTDFGFTAGLPGPHPVSKAMLPGPQAPMVPTDYDRSPYGPPPPLGMTMQSHGPIPVQYQYSSFSSRAIKSEFPDHYTSSPESLVGYPYPEVYPSGSPQPPCIPQLVLDLLRCEPDELQVQNKIMTYLQQEQSSRGKHEKLSTFGLMCRMADQTLFSIVEWARSCIFFKELKVGDQMKLLHNCWSELLVLDHVSRQVQHGKEGSLLLVTGQELEIASITAQAGSTLSNLVQRGQELVGKLQSLQVDRREITCIKFLVLFNPDVKLLENQQFVESVQEQVNTALLEYTVCSYPQLDKFGQLLLRLPELRALSVQAEDYLCYKHLSGEVPCNNLLIEMLHAKRACI; encoded by the exons ATGGATTACACGTATGATGAAGATCTGGAGGAATTGTGTCCCGTGTGTGGAGATAAGGTTTCCGGATACCATTACGGACTGCTCACTTGCGAAAGTTGTAAG GGATTTTTCAAGAGGACTGTTCAAAATAATAAGAGGTACACTTGCGCGGAAAACCAGGACTGTAAAATTGACAAAACGCAAAGGAAAAGATGTCCTTTCTGTCGATTCCAGAAATGCCTAAACGTCGGAATGAGGTTAGAAG CTGTCCGGGCCGACAGGATGAGAGGGGGCAGGAACAAGTTCGGCCCGATGTACAAGCGCGACAGGGCCCTGAAGCAGCAGAAGAAGGCGCTGATCCGGGCCAACGGCTTCAAGCTGGAGTCCACACCTCCCCTGATGTCCCCAGTGCAGACTGACTTTGGCTTCACAGCTGGTCTGCCGGGACCCCACCCCGTCTCAAAGGCCATGCTGCCCGGCCCCCAGGCCCCAATGGTGCCCACAGACTACGACCGCAGCCCATACGGACCCCCTCCTCCCTTGGGTATGACCATGCAGAGCCACGGCCCGATTCCTGTCCAGTACCAGTACAGCTCCTTCTCCAGCCGGGCCATCAAGTCCGAGTTCCCCGACCACTACACAAGCTCCCCTGAGTCTCTGGTGGGCTACCCCTACCCAGAGGTGTACCCCTCGGGATCCCCGCAGCCGCCCTGCATCCCCCAGCTGGTCCTGGACCTGCTGCGCTGCGAGCCGGATGAGCTGCAAGTGCAGAATAAGATCATGACGTACCTGCAGCAGGAGCAGAGCAGCCGCGGCAAACACGAGAAGCTGAGCACCTTCGGGCTCATGTGCCGCATGGCCGACCAGACGCTCTTCTCCATCGTGGAGTGGGCCCGCAGCTGCATCTTCTTCAAGGAGCTCAAG GTGGGTGACCAAATGAAGCTCCTACACAATTGCTGGAGTGAGCTGCTGGTGCTGGACCATGTGTCCCGGCAGGTGCAGCACGGCAAAGAGGGAAGCCTACTACTGGTCACTGGCCAGGAG CTGGAGATCGCCTCCATCACTGCCCAGGCTGGCTCCACGTTGAGCAACCTGGTCCAGAGGGGGCAAGAGCTGGTGGGCAAGCTGCAGTCACTGCAGGTGGACCGGAGGGAGATCACCTGCATCAAGTTCCTCGTCCTCTTCAATCCTG acGTGAAGCTGCTGGAGAACCAGCAGTTTGTGGAGAGCGTTCAGGAGCAGGTGAACACGGCGCTGCTGGAATACACAGTCTGCAGCTACCCGCAGTTGGATAAGTTCGGTCAGTTGCTACTGCGTCTGCCCGAGCTGCGTGCCCTAAGCGTGCAGGCCGAGGACTATCTGTGCTACAAGCACCTGAGCGGCGAGGTGCCCTGTAACAACCTGCTCATCGAGATGCTGCATGCCAAGAGGGCGTGTATCTGA
- the LOC111858704 gene encoding nuclear receptor subfamily 5 group A member 2 isoform X1, translating to MSFAAASSESSLTQHNEVKGFSLRVMDYTYDEDLEELCPVCGDKVSGYHYGLLTCESCKGFFKRTVQNNKRYTCAENQDCKIDKTQRKRCPFCRFQKCLNVGMRLEAVRADRMRGGRNKFGPMYKRDRALKQQKKALIRANGFKLESTPPLMSPVQTDFGFTAGLPGPHPVSKAMLPGPQAPMVPTDYDRSPYGPPPPLGMTMQSHGPIPVQYQYSSFSSRAIKSEFPDHYTSSPESLVGYPYPEVYPSGSPQPPCIPQLVLDLLRCEPDELQVQNKIMTYLQQEQSSRGKHEKLSTFGLMCRMADQTLFSIVEWARSCIFFKELKVGDQMKLLHNCWSELLVLDHVSRQVQHGKEGSLLLVTGQELEIASITAQAGSTLSNLVQRGQELVGKLQSLQVDRREITCIKFLVLFNPDVKLLENQQFVESVQEQVNTALLEYTVCSYPQLDKFGQLLLRLPELRALSVQAEDYLCYKHLSGEVPCNNLLIEMLHAKRACI from the exons GATTTTCTTTGAGGGTAATGGATTACACGTATGATGAAGATCTGGAGGAATTGTGTCCCGTGTGTGGAGATAAGGTTTCCGGATACCATTACGGACTGCTCACTTGCGAAAGTTGTAAG GGATTTTTCAAGAGGACTGTTCAAAATAATAAGAGGTACACTTGCGCGGAAAACCAGGACTGTAAAATTGACAAAACGCAAAGGAAAAGATGTCCTTTCTGTCGATTCCAGAAATGCCTAAACGTCGGAATGAGGTTAGAAG CTGTCCGGGCCGACAGGATGAGAGGGGGCAGGAACAAGTTCGGCCCGATGTACAAGCGCGACAGGGCCCTGAAGCAGCAGAAGAAGGCGCTGATCCGGGCCAACGGCTTCAAGCTGGAGTCCACACCTCCCCTGATGTCCCCAGTGCAGACTGACTTTGGCTTCACAGCTGGTCTGCCGGGACCCCACCCCGTCTCAAAGGCCATGCTGCCCGGCCCCCAGGCCCCAATGGTGCCCACAGACTACGACCGCAGCCCATACGGACCCCCTCCTCCCTTGGGTATGACCATGCAGAGCCACGGCCCGATTCCTGTCCAGTACCAGTACAGCTCCTTCTCCAGCCGGGCCATCAAGTCCGAGTTCCCCGACCACTACACAAGCTCCCCTGAGTCTCTGGTGGGCTACCCCTACCCAGAGGTGTACCCCTCGGGATCCCCGCAGCCGCCCTGCATCCCCCAGCTGGTCCTGGACCTGCTGCGCTGCGAGCCGGATGAGCTGCAAGTGCAGAATAAGATCATGACGTACCTGCAGCAGGAGCAGAGCAGCCGCGGCAAACACGAGAAGCTGAGCACCTTCGGGCTCATGTGCCGCATGGCCGACCAGACGCTCTTCTCCATCGTGGAGTGGGCCCGCAGCTGCATCTTCTTCAAGGAGCTCAAG GTGGGTGACCAAATGAAGCTCCTACACAATTGCTGGAGTGAGCTGCTGGTGCTGGACCATGTGTCCCGGCAGGTGCAGCACGGCAAAGAGGGAAGCCTACTACTGGTCACTGGCCAGGAG CTGGAGATCGCCTCCATCACTGCCCAGGCTGGCTCCACGTTGAGCAACCTGGTCCAGAGGGGGCAAGAGCTGGTGGGCAAGCTGCAGTCACTGCAGGTGGACCGGAGGGAGATCACCTGCATCAAGTTCCTCGTCCTCTTCAATCCTG acGTGAAGCTGCTGGAGAACCAGCAGTTTGTGGAGAGCGTTCAGGAGCAGGTGAACACGGCGCTGCTGGAATACACAGTCTGCAGCTACCCGCAGTTGGATAAGTTCGGTCAGTTGCTACTGCGTCTGCCCGAGCTGCGTGCCCTAAGCGTGCAGGCCGAGGACTATCTGTGCTACAAGCACCTGAGCGGCGAGGTGCCCTGTAACAACCTGCTCATCGAGATGCTGCATGCCAAGAGGGCGTGTATCTGA
- the LOC111858704 gene encoding nuclear receptor subfamily 5 group A member 2 isoform X3 — protein sequence MMKIWRNCVPCVEIRFPDTITDCSLAKVGFFKRTVQNNKRYTCAENQDCKIDKTQRKRCPFCRFQKCLNVGMRLEAVRADRMRGGRNKFGPMYKRDRALKQQKKALIRANGFKLESTPPLMSPVQTDFGFTAGLPGPHPVSKAMLPGPQAPMVPTDYDRSPYGPPPPLGMTMQSHGPIPVQYQYSSFSSRAIKSEFPDHYTSSPESLVGYPYPEVYPSGSPQPPCIPQLVLDLLRCEPDELQVQNKIMTYLQQEQSSRGKHEKLSTFGLMCRMADQTLFSIVEWARSCIFFKELKVGDQMKLLHNCWSELLVLDHVSRQVQHGKEGSLLLVTGQELEIASITAQAGSTLSNLVQRGQELVGKLQSLQVDRREITCIKFLVLFNPDVKLLENQQFVESVQEQVNTALLEYTVCSYPQLDKFGQLLLRLPELRALSVQAEDYLCYKHLSGEVPCNNLLIEMLHAKRACI from the exons ATGATGAAGATCTGGAGGAATTGTGTCCCGTGTGTGGAGATAAGGTTTCCGGATACCATTACGGACTGCTCACTTGCGAAAGTT GGATTTTTCAAGAGGACTGTTCAAAATAATAAGAGGTACACTTGCGCGGAAAACCAGGACTGTAAAATTGACAAAACGCAAAGGAAAAGATGTCCTTTCTGTCGATTCCAGAAATGCCTAAACGTCGGAATGAGGTTAGAAG CTGTCCGGGCCGACAGGATGAGAGGGGGCAGGAACAAGTTCGGCCCGATGTACAAGCGCGACAGGGCCCTGAAGCAGCAGAAGAAGGCGCTGATCCGGGCCAACGGCTTCAAGCTGGAGTCCACACCTCCCCTGATGTCCCCAGTGCAGACTGACTTTGGCTTCACAGCTGGTCTGCCGGGACCCCACCCCGTCTCAAAGGCCATGCTGCCCGGCCCCCAGGCCCCAATGGTGCCCACAGACTACGACCGCAGCCCATACGGACCCCCTCCTCCCTTGGGTATGACCATGCAGAGCCACGGCCCGATTCCTGTCCAGTACCAGTACAGCTCCTTCTCCAGCCGGGCCATCAAGTCCGAGTTCCCCGACCACTACACAAGCTCCCCTGAGTCTCTGGTGGGCTACCCCTACCCAGAGGTGTACCCCTCGGGATCCCCGCAGCCGCCCTGCATCCCCCAGCTGGTCCTGGACCTGCTGCGCTGCGAGCCGGATGAGCTGCAAGTGCAGAATAAGATCATGACGTACCTGCAGCAGGAGCAGAGCAGCCGCGGCAAACACGAGAAGCTGAGCACCTTCGGGCTCATGTGCCGCATGGCCGACCAGACGCTCTTCTCCATCGTGGAGTGGGCCCGCAGCTGCATCTTCTTCAAGGAGCTCAAG GTGGGTGACCAAATGAAGCTCCTACACAATTGCTGGAGTGAGCTGCTGGTGCTGGACCATGTGTCCCGGCAGGTGCAGCACGGCAAAGAGGGAAGCCTACTACTGGTCACTGGCCAGGAG CTGGAGATCGCCTCCATCACTGCCCAGGCTGGCTCCACGTTGAGCAACCTGGTCCAGAGGGGGCAAGAGCTGGTGGGCAAGCTGCAGTCACTGCAGGTGGACCGGAGGGAGATCACCTGCATCAAGTTCCTCGTCCTCTTCAATCCTG acGTGAAGCTGCTGGAGAACCAGCAGTTTGTGGAGAGCGTTCAGGAGCAGGTGAACACGGCGCTGCTGGAATACACAGTCTGCAGCTACCCGCAGTTGGATAAGTTCGGTCAGTTGCTACTGCGTCTGCCCGAGCTGCGTGCCCTAAGCGTGCAGGCCGAGGACTATCTGTGCTACAAGCACCTGAGCGGCGAGGTGCCCTGTAACAACCTGCTCATCGAGATGCTGCATGCCAAGAGGGCGTGTATCTGA